The following are encoded together in the Notolabrus celidotus isolate fNotCel1 chromosome 9, fNotCel1.pri, whole genome shotgun sequence genome:
- the LOC117819039 gene encoding betaine--homocysteine S-methyltransferase 1-like, with protein sequence MAPGKKGILERLNGGDVVIGDGGFVFALEKRGYVKAGPWTPEATVTHPEAVRQLHREFLRAGANVMQTFTFYASDDKLENRGQSLKLTGVQINEAACDLAREVANEGDALVAGGVCQTPSYLSCKSETEVKAIFKKQLEVFLKKNVDFMIAEYFEHVEEAEWAVQVLKASGKPVAASMCIGPEGDMHGISPGECAVRLVKAGAQIVGVNCHFDPMTCVKAVKMMKEGVEKAGLKAHYMVQPLAFHTPDCGCQGFIDLPEFPFALEPRILTRWDMHKYAREAYKTGIRFIGGCCGYEPYHIRAIAEELATERGIKAPGSEKHGMWGAGLEMHTKPWVRARSTRAYWENISPASGRPKCPSLSTPEGWGVTKGHADLMQHKEATSTQEMKHVLEMQKKAKTSA encoded by the exons ATGGCACCTGGCAAAAAG GGTATCCTTGAGCGTCTGAATGGAGGGGACGTGGTGATTGGAGATGGAGGCTTTGTCTTTGCTCTTGAGAAGAGGGGGTATGTGAAGGCCGGGCCCTGGACTCCCGAGGCTACCGTCACACACCCTGAAGCTG TGCGTCAGCTGCACAGGGAGTTCCTAAGAGCTGGGGCCAATGTCATGCAGACCTTCACTTTCTACGCCAGTGATGACAAACTGGAAAACAGGGGTCAGAGCTTAAAACTCACC GGGGTACAAATCAACGAGGCTGCTTGTGACTTGGCAAGAGAAGTGGCCAATGAGGGCGATGCTCTGGTAGCAGGTGGAGTGTGTCAGACTCCATCCTACCTGAGCTGCAAGAGTGAGACGGAGGTGAAGGCCATCTTTAAGAAACAGCTGGAAGTTTTCCTGAAGAAGAATGTGGACTTCATGATTGCTGAG tattttGAGCATGTGGAGGAGGCAGAGTGGGCCGTGCAGGTGTTGAAGGCCAGCGGAAAACCAGTTGCTGCCTCTATGTGCATCGGACCAGAGGGAGACATGCACGGCATCTCACCTGGAGAGTGTGCCGTCAGACTGGTGAAGGCTG GTGCCCAAATTGTGGGAGTCAACTGCCACTTTGACCCCATGACCTGTGTGAAAGCTGTCAAGATGATGAAGGAGGGAGTGGAGAAGGCTGGGCTGAAGGCTCACTACATGGTGCAGCCCCTGGCTTTCCACACACCTGACTGTGGCTGTCAGGGATTCATTGACCTGCCAGAGTTCCCCTTTG CCCTTGAGCCCAGGATCCTGACCCGCTGGGACATGCACAAGTACGCCAGAGAGGCCTACAAGACTGGCATCCGCTTCATTGGTGGCTGCTGTGGGTACGAGCCTTATCACATCAGGGCCATTGCAGAGGAGCTGGCAACTGAGAGAGGGATAAAGGCCCCTGGCTCAGAAAAACATGGAATGTGGGGTGCTGGTCTTGAGATGCACACCAAACCCTGGGTCAGAGCCAG GTCCACTCGTGCATACTGGGAGAATATCTCCCCTGCGTCAGGTCGTCCTAAGTGCCCATCCCTGTCCACACCAGAGGGCTGGGGTGTGACCAAAGGCCACGCTGATCTGATGCAGCACAAagaggccaccagcacccaggAAATGAAGCATGTGTTGGAGATGCAGAAGAAGGCCAAGACCTCTGCATGA
- the LOC117818923 gene encoding betaine--homocysteine S-methyltransferase 1-like encodes MAPGKKGVLERLDAGEVVIGDGGFVFALEKRGYVKAGPWTPEAAAEYPEAVRQLHREFLRAGANVMQTFTFYASDDKLENRGNKLTFTGAQINEAACDLAREVANEGDALVAGGVCQTPSYLSCKSETEVKAIFKKQLDVFIKKDVDFLIAEYFEHVEEAVWAVEVLKETGKPVAACLCIGPDGDMHGISPAECAVKLVKAGAQIVGINCHFDPMTCVKAVKMMKEGVEKAGLKAHYMVQPLAFHTPDCSCQGFIDLPEFPFGLEPRILTRWDMHQYAREAFNSGIRFIGGCCGFEPYHIRAIAEELAPERGYLPAASEKHGNWGAGLEMHTKPWVRARARRDYWENLKTASGRPLCPSLSVPDGWGVTKGHTDLMQQKEATSQDQLKQLFDRSKPQ; translated from the exons ATGGCACCAGGAAAGAAG GGAGTGTTGGAGCGTCTGGACGCTGGAGAGGTGGTGATCGGTGATGGAGGCTTTGTATTTGCTCTGGAGAAGAGAGGATACGTGAAGGCTGGGCCATGGAcacctgaagctgctgcagagtaCCCTGAAGCAG tgcgTCAGCTGCACAGGGAGTTTCTGAGGGCCGGAGCCAACGTCATGCAGACCTTCACCTTCTACGCCAGTGATGACAAGCTGGAGAACAGGGGCAACAAGCTCACCTTCACT GGTGCTCAGATCAACGAAGCCGCCTGTGACCTGGCCCGTGAGGTTGCCAATGAGGGCGATGCTCTGGTAGCAGGTGGAGTGTGTCAAACTCCATCCTACCTGAGCTGCAAGAGCGAGACAGAGGTGAAGGCCATCTTTAAGAAACAGCTGGATGTTTTCATCAAGAAGGACGTGGACTTCCTCATTGCTGAG TACTTTGAGCACGTTGAAGAGGCTGTGTGGGctgtggaggtgctgaaggagaCAGGGAAGCCTGTGGCCGCTTGTCTGTGTATTGGACCAGATGGAGACATGCACGGCATCTCCCCTGCAGAGTGTGCCGTCAAGCTGGTTAAGGCTG GTGCCCAGATTGTTGGAATCAACTGCCACTTTGACCCCATGACCTGCGTGAAAGCTGTCAAGATGATGAAGGAGGGAGTGGAGAAGGCTGGGCTGAAGGCTCACTACATGGTGCAGCCCCTGGCTTTCCACACACCTGACTGCAGCTGTCAGGGATTCATCGACCTGCCAGAGTTCCCCTTCG GTCTGGAGCCCAGGATCCTGACCCGCTGGGACATGCACCAGTACGCCAGAGAGGCCTTTAATTCCGGCATCCGCTTCATTGGTGGCTGCTGTGGGTTCGAGCCTTATCACATCCGGGCCATTGCAGAGGAGCTGGCACCTGAGAGAGGATACCTCCCCGCTGCATCAGAGAAGCACGGAAACTGGGGTGCTGGTCTGGAGATGCACACAAAGCCCTGGGTTAGAGCCAG AGCCCGCCGTGACTACTGGGAGAACCTGAAGACAGCCTCTGGCCGTCCCCTGtgcccctccctctctgtccctgaTGGCTGGGGTGTCACGAAGGGCCACACTGATCTCATGCAGCAGAAAGAGGCCACCTCTCAGGACCAACTCAAGCAGCTGTTCGACAGATCAAAACCCCAATGA
- the mrps36 gene encoding 28S ribosomal protein S36, mitochondrial codes for MGSKVSSKMAAPAARVIQAIRPHAPLIKFPRRQELPKPNAHEALKTLSLNFAPQASPPAAAPPQISRPHVPLTPIPGTPDTLASIELLTARYRRRALTVDEMEYIQRGGPE; via the exons ATGGGGAGCAAAGTCAGCTCCAAAATGGCAGCTCCAGCCGCTCGAGTTATCCAG gctaTCAGGCCTCACGCTCCTCTCATCAAGTTCCCCAGAAGACAAGAACTCCCAAAGCCCAATG ccCATGAGGCATTGAAAACATTATCACTAAACTTTGCACCACAAGCCTCCCCTCCAGCTGCAGCGCCCCCTCAGATATCCAGACCTCATGTACCTTTGACCCCGATCCCTGGCACGCCGGACACCCTGGCCTCTATTGAGCTCCTCACTGCAAGGTACCGCAGGAGAGCGCTGACAGTGGACGAAATGGAATACATCCAG CGTGGTGGCCCCGAGTGA
- the pdxp gene encoding pyridoxal phosphate phosphatase — protein MAGAFGFKGCQKIRGPQLRSLLEAKDFILFDCDGVIWHGEKAITGAVKVVNSLIRNGKNVVFVTNNCTRPRENYVHKFYRLGFTDVMLDQIFSSSYCSALYLRDVVKVHGQVFVIGCDGLRRELQGAGIPCVEEADDPDATIYNCDLAPDVKAVLVGHDDKMTFLKLAKASCYLRDPDCLFLATDNDPWHPLSGGRILPGSGSLTAALEVASGRKATVIGKPSRFMFECISSQFRGVDPAQCLMIGDRLETDMLFGSNCGLDTMLTLTGVSQFEEAQEYRNSELTTNHSLVPDYVVDTIADFLPAFEELDEQSN, from the exons ATGGCGGGCGCCTTTGGCTTCAAAGGCTGCCAGAAAATCCGAGGTCCGCAGCTGAGAAGCCTGCTGGAGGCGAAGGACTTCATTCTCTTCGACTGCGACGGGGTCATATGGCACGGAGAGAAGGCGATCACCGGCGCCGTGAAGGTGGTGAATTCACTGATACGAAACGGAAAAAACGTAGTGTTCGTCACCAACAACTGCACCAGGCCTCGAGAGAATTATGTGCACAAGTTCTACCGGCTGGGCTTCACCGACGTGATGCTGGATCAGATCTTCAGCTCCTCGTACTGCTCGGCTCTCTACCTGAGAGACGTCGTCAAGGTCCACGGACAGGTGTTTGTCATCGGCTGCGACGGACTGCGCAGAGAGCTGCAGGGGGCGGGCATCCCCTGCGTGGAGGAGGCGGACGATCCGGACGCAACCATCTATAACTGCGACCTGGCCCCGGACGTGAAAGCGGTGCTGGTGGGACATGATGACAAAATGACTTTTCTCAAACTGGCTAAAGCCTCATGCTACCTGAGGGATCCGGACTGTCTCTTCCTGGCTACTGACAACGACCCCTGGCACCCTCTGTCAGGTGGAAGGATACTGCCAG GCTCTGGGTCCCTCACTGCAGCCCTGGAGGTGGCCTCAGGCAGGAAGGCCACTGTGATCGGCAAGCCCAGTCGCTTCATGTTCGAGTGCATCTCCAGTCAGTTCAGGGGGGTGGACCCTGCGCAGTGCCTGATGATCGGGGACCGCCTCGAGACCGACATGCTTTTTGGGTCCAACTGTGGCTTGGACACCATGCTCACCCTCACTGGAGTGTCTCAGTTCGAGGAGGCCCAGGAGTACAGGAACAGTGAGCTGACCACCAACCACAGCCTGGTGCCCGACTACGTGGTGGACACCATCGCTGATTTCTTACCTGCATTTGAGGAGTTGGATGAACAGAGCAATTGA
- the LOC117819222 gene encoding LOW QUALITY PROTEIN: UDP-glucuronosyltransferase 3A1-like (The sequence of the model RefSeq protein was modified relative to this genomic sequence to represent the inferred CDS: deleted 1 base in 1 codon) has protein sequence MLLQLGNPVITGFSYVGRSDSYQTSTWSLGEEYIKEYNGWFLQQQRQFFLGRDTFNNFLNFMGHLSYQCDKLLEDKEMITFLQRGLYDTAIIDAFNPCSFILARKLGVSYIAFYPGTLNGPLSIALPSPVSYIPVFGSQLSDHMNLWGRAKNLLYSLLAPVGQECVWSKFREVAERHLESGSPPSGLEELHQGAELWAFNTDFSLEFPQPLMPYTVLVGGLLNTPAKPLEQDLALWISSFGEAGFIVVTLGSMVSSVSVDPLLKELVAGFSRIPQGVLWRYDQKQWPSQLDIPPNLKLVDWLPLNDLLGHKKALLFITHGGQNSLLQAVYHAVPVLAIPLFGDQFDNVVRAETKGLGLSIHPTHVTRELLSSTIQTLIQDKRFKSSAVSLSRIHKSHPVPPALRLVQWVEHILYTGGGKHLRPTSLEQPWYQRYLLDLLLLLLLGLLGPAVLFWTLCRNKNSRDKHKKIQKQH, from the exons ATGCTCTTGCAACTTGGCAACCCGGTCATCACAG GTTTCTCATATGTCGGCCGATCAGACAGTTACCAGACCAGCACTTGGTCCTTAGGAGAGGAATACATCAAAGAATACAACGGCTGGttcctgcagcaacaaagacagTTTTTCCTGGGACG GGATACTTTTAATAACTTTCTGAACTTCATGGGCCACCTATCCTATCAGTGTGACAAGCTTTTAGAGGACAAAGAGATGATAACTTTCTTACAGAGGGGACTCTATGACACCGCCATCATTGATGCTTTTAACCCATGTTCCTTCATCCTGGCACGCAAACTTG GTGTCAGCTACATAGCTTTCTATCCTGGCACTCTGAATGGTCCCCTATCCATTGCTCTCCCAAGTCCAGTTTCCTACATCCCGGTCTTTGGCTCCCAGCTGTCTGACCACATGAACCTCTGGGGACGAGCAAAGAACCTCTTATATTCACTCCTGGCACCTGTAG GTCAGGAATGTGTATGGTCGAAATTCAGAGAAGTGGCTGAGCGCCACCTTGAGTCAGGCTCACCCCCCAGTGGACTAGAGGAGTTACATCAAGGAGCTGAACTCTGGGCCTTCAACACAGACTTTTCCCTGGAGTTCCCACAGCCACTCATGCCCTACACTGTGCTGGTGGGAGGTTTGCTAAATACACCTGCAAAGCCACTAGAACAG GATCTTGCATTgtggatttccagttttggaGAGGCAGGTTTCATAGTTGTCACTCTGGGATCAATGGTTTCTTCGGTC TCTGTTGACCCTCTGCTCAAGGAGCTAGTGGCTGGCTTCTCCAGGATTCCACAGGGCGTGCTCTGGAG ATATGACCAAAAGCAATGGCCATCTCAGTTGGACATACCTCCCAACCTCAAGCTGGTGGATTGGCTGCCTCTTAATGACCTTTTGG GACACAAAAAAGCACTTCTATTTATCACCCATGGTGGCCAGAACAGCCTGCTCCAGGCAGTGTACCATGCTGTTCCAGTGCTGGCAATCCCCCTGTTTGGGGACCAGTTTGATAATGTTGTGAGGGCTGAAACAAAGGGACTTGGCCTCAGCATCCACCCCACACACGTCACTAGAGAGCTGCTGAGCTCCACCATTCAGACACTAATACAAGACAAGAG GTTCAAGTCTTCAGCTGTGTCCCTGAGCAGGATACACAAATCACATCCTGTCCCTCCAGCCCTTCGATTGGTCCAGTGGGTGGAGCACATCCTGTACACTGGAGGTGGAAAACATCTAAGGCCGACGTCACTAGAGCAGCCATGGTACCAGAGATACCTGCTGGACTTgctgcttcttctcctcctgggGCTTCTGGGACCTGCAGTTCTCTTTTGGACGTTGTGTAGGAACAAGAATAGCAGGGataaacacaaaaagatacaaaagcagcactaa